From the Entomomonas sp. E2T0 genome, one window contains:
- a CDS encoding SlyX family protein: protein MSDLEARVNDLESRQAFQDDTIQALNITIVKQQQLIDLLERKVQLLIKGHNELLEQWREIEDNIPPPHY from the coding sequence ATGAGTGATTTAGAGGCGCGTGTTAATGACTTGGAAAGTCGTCAGGCTTTCCAAGATGATACTATTCAAGCATTGAATATTACTATTGTAAAACAACAACAGTTAATAGACCTTTTAGAAAGAAAAGTACAGTTACTGATTAAAGGTCACAATGAGTTATTAGAGCAGTGGCGTGAGATTGAGGACAATATACCACCACCTCATTATTAA
- a CDS encoding HIT domain-containing protein codes for MFILDEYLNKDCIAIGNFPLCQLLLKDDKKYPWFILVPRRNDTMEIFDLLPDEQHQLWAEVTAFSELVKDVFKADKINIGALGNIVSQLHIHVIARYKDDVTWPQPVWDKLPAKPYDESEIDAIKKQLQEIMPVTFSFK; via the coding sequence ATGTTTATATTAGATGAGTATTTAAATAAAGATTGTATTGCAATTGGCAATTTCCCACTTTGCCAATTACTACTAAAGGATGATAAAAAATATCCATGGTTTATTTTAGTACCAAGACGTAATGATACGATGGAAATATTTGACCTGTTACCTGATGAACAACATCAGTTATGGGCTGAAGTGACAGCTTTCAGTGAATTAGTTAAGGATGTTTTTAAAGCTGATAAGATCAATATTGGTGCATTAGGTAATATTGTTAGCCAATTACATATCCATGTAATAGCACGTTATAAAGATGATGTAACTTGGCCTCAACCTGTTTGGGATAAATTACCTGCAAAACCTTATGATGAGAGTGAAATAGACGCTATTAAAAAGCAGTTGCAAGAAATAATGCCTGTTACCTTTTCATTTAAGTGA
- a CDS encoding OprD family porin, whose translation MNKAKHNLLAVTIATLIPTLAIAEEQQDTSTHSILNKNAQAESAGFVEDSNLNVLIRNVYFKRDFRNSSNSNMTQDGKERQSYREEWAQGFMATYESGFTQGTIGFGVDAFGMYGFKLDTGRGRNGAGLLPIDSHGRAEDNYSKGSGAVKMRISNTVLKYGEQMVDTPVFSVDDARLFPETAEGFLLTSNEIKNLTINAGHFTSLRAMNQSYRDSRSNDWGLYNDRGTGLKRADFIGGTYQFTDNLSASLYYSDVQDFWKKKYVGVDYAIPIDDKQAVDLSFNYYNTKSQGPVKHLSRQVYNGDKINSNVWSLQASYTYDAHKFTLAHQRVTGDGPGNPYGVDGGGAIYLANSVQYSDFNNENERSWQARYDLDMSKYGVPGLSFMTRYLRGTNISEYLRDSNKSGGKVTETEHDIEAKYVVQTGPAKDLSVRVRYAIYRSSGFSDDINELRVITEYPWDLMGMFKK comes from the coding sequence ATGAATAAAGCCAAACATAACTTGCTGGCAGTAACCATCGCAACACTTATACCAACTTTAGCCATCGCTGAAGAGCAGCAGGACACCTCAACTCACTCTATACTTAATAAAAACGCTCAAGCTGAATCTGCTGGTTTTGTAGAAGACAGTAACTTAAATGTGCTTATTCGTAACGTTTATTTTAAGCGTGATTTTCGTAACTCTAGTAATTCAAATATGACTCAAGATGGCAAAGAACGTCAAAGCTATCGTGAGGAATGGGCACAAGGCTTCATGGCTACCTATGAGTCTGGTTTCACCCAAGGAACCATAGGCTTTGGTGTTGATGCATTTGGTATGTATGGTTTTAAACTAGACACAGGTAGAGGACGTAATGGTGCAGGATTACTTCCGATTGATAGCCATGGACGAGCTGAAGATAACTATAGCAAAGGCAGCGGTGCTGTAAAAATGCGTATCTCCAACACTGTTTTAAAATATGGCGAACAGATGGTAGACACGCCTGTTTTCTCTGTGGATGATGCCCGTTTATTCCCAGAAACAGCAGAAGGCTTTTTACTAACCAGTAACGAAATTAAAAATCTTACTATTAATGCTGGACACTTTACCTCATTACGTGCAATGAATCAAAGCTACCGGGATTCAAGGTCTAATGATTGGGGACTATACAATGATAGAGGCACTGGCTTAAAACGTGCTGACTTTATTGGGGGTACTTATCAATTTACTGATAATCTATCTGCTTCACTTTATTATTCAGATGTACAAGACTTCTGGAAGAAAAAATATGTAGGTGTTGATTACGCTATTCCAATTGATGATAAACAAGCAGTAGACCTATCTTTTAATTACTACAATACCAAAAGTCAAGGCCCTGTAAAACACCTAAGTCGTCAAGTATATAACGGTGATAAAATCAACTCTAATGTATGGAGTTTACAAGCTTCCTATACCTATGATGCCCACAAGTTTACTTTAGCTCATCAACGTGTAACAGGAGATGGGCCAGGTAATCCTTATGGTGTTGACGGTGGTGGAGCTATTTATTTAGCTAACTCTGTACAGTACTCAGACTTTAATAATGAAAATGAACGTTCATGGCAAGCTCGTTATGATCTTGATATGAGCAAATATGGAGTACCTGGCCTAAGTTTTATGACTAGATATCTTCGTGGTACTAATATTTCTGAATACCTACGTGATAGCAATAAATCAGGCGGTAAGGTAACAGAAACTGAGCATGATATTGAAGCGAAATATGTAGTACAAACAGGCCCAGCTAAAGACCTCAGTGTACGTGTTCGCTATGCTATTTACCGTTCTTCAGGCTTCTCAGATGATATCAATGAACTTCGTGTCATTACTGAATATCCTTGGGATCTTATGGGAATGTTTAAAAAATAA
- a CDS encoding ATP-binding cassette domain-containing protein, with product MALLKFTDVSLAYGMTPLLDKVSWQIEKGERVCIIGRNGTGKSSLLSLVKGINQPDDGEIWRAPGLKIGELPQELPKADNRIVFDVVAEGLTGVGELLARYHHLSQHINNDDDLQQLMQVQQQLEAKDGWRLQQLVETTLTRLQLPADKKLAELSGGWRRRVLLAQALVAEPDLLLLDEPTNHLDIGAINWLENALMDFKGAILFITHDRSFLQHLATRILELDRGYLIDWKGDYASFLVHKEQQLAAEETANALFDKKLAQEEVWIRQGIKARRTRNEGRVRALKALRQERAERRNVQGKASFQLDSSEKSGKQVIIADNISFGYEDKPQVKDFSLIIQRGDRIGLLGANGTGKTTLLKLLLGELAPNNGQVKHGTKLEIAYFDQLRNQLDEEKTVLDNVAEGRDFISIAGQERHVLSYLGDFLFSPQRARTPVKALSGGERARLLLAKLFSKPANLLVLDEPTNDLDIETLELLEEVLDSFQGTVLIVSHDRVFLDNVATSTLVFEGNGKVIEYIGGYDDWLRQGGSPKLLGVQDEKQTAVMIETTVQSAKSVVTQEQSTKRKLSYKDQRELDALPAKIEALESELEILQEQVNNPDFYQQSTDVTSVVLEKLTNMQLELDGLLERWSELEG from the coding sequence ATGGCATTGCTGAAATTTACTGATGTATCATTGGCTTACGGTATGACACCTTTATTAGATAAGGTGTCATGGCAAATAGAAAAGGGCGAGCGTGTTTGTATTATTGGTCGTAATGGTACGGGTAAGTCTAGTTTATTGAGTTTAGTAAAAGGGATTAATCAACCTGATGATGGTGAAATATGGCGAGCTCCTGGTTTAAAGATTGGGGAGTTACCTCAGGAGTTGCCTAAAGCTGATAATCGCATTGTATTTGATGTGGTAGCAGAAGGTTTAACAGGGGTAGGAGAGTTATTAGCTCGTTATCATCATTTAAGCCAACATATTAATAATGATGACGATTTACAGCAGTTAATGCAAGTTCAACAACAATTAGAAGCGAAGGATGGCTGGCGATTACAGCAATTAGTAGAAACTACTTTAACAAGATTACAATTGCCAGCCGATAAAAAATTAGCAGAATTATCTGGTGGTTGGCGGCGTAGAGTTTTACTAGCCCAAGCGTTAGTGGCTGAGCCAGATTTATTATTATTAGATGAACCAACTAACCATTTAGATATAGGGGCGATTAATTGGTTGGAAAATGCTTTGATGGATTTTAAAGGCGCTATTTTGTTTATAACCCATGATCGTAGTTTTTTACAGCATTTAGCTACACGTATTTTAGAGTTAGATCGTGGTTATTTGATTGATTGGAAAGGTGACTATGCAAGCTTTTTAGTGCATAAGGAGCAACAGTTAGCTGCCGAAGAAACAGCCAATGCTTTGTTTGATAAAAAATTAGCTCAAGAAGAAGTGTGGATTAGACAAGGAATTAAAGCTAGGCGTACCCGTAATGAAGGACGCGTACGTGCTTTAAAAGCTTTGAGGCAGGAGCGTGCTGAGCGTAGAAATGTGCAAGGTAAGGCAAGTTTCCAATTAGATAGCTCTGAGAAATCAGGCAAGCAAGTTATTATTGCAGATAATATTAGTTTTGGTTATGAAGATAAGCCACAAGTAAAGGATTTTTCGTTGATTATTCAACGAGGTGATCGTATTGGCTTATTAGGTGCAAATGGTACGGGTAAAACAACCTTATTAAAATTATTATTAGGTGAGTTAGCGCCTAATAATGGACAGGTAAAGCATGGAACAAAGCTAGAAATTGCCTATTTTGATCAACTACGTAATCAATTGGATGAAGAAAAAACAGTATTAGACAATGTCGCTGAAGGGCGTGATTTTATCAGTATTGCAGGTCAAGAAAGACATGTGCTGAGCTATTTAGGTGATTTCTTGTTTAGTCCACAACGCGCAAGAACTCCTGTAAAGGCATTGTCAGGCGGTGAGCGAGCACGATTATTATTGGCTAAACTCTTTAGTAAACCAGCTAACTTATTGGTACTGGATGAGCCTACTAATGACTTAGATATAGAAACTTTAGAGTTACTAGAAGAAGTATTAGATAGTTTTCAAGGAACGGTTCTTATTGTCAGCCATGATCGTGTCTTTTTAGATAATGTAGCAACCAGTACTCTCGTGTTTGAAGGCAATGGTAAAGTCATTGAATATATTGGTGGTTATGATGATTGGTTAAGACAGGGTGGTTCACCTAAGTTGCTAGGTGTGCAAGATGAAAAACAAACAGCAGTAATGATTGAAACTACTGTGCAATCAGCTAAGTCAGTAGTGACACAAGAGCAATCTACAAAGCGAAAATTAAGTTATAAAGATCAGCGCGAACTAGATGCATTACCTGCCAAGATTGAAGCATTAGAGTCTGAGTTAGAGATATTGCAAGAACAAGTCAATAATCCTGATTTTTATCAGCAATCAACGGACGTAACCAGTGTTGTATTAGAAAAGTTAACTAATATGCAGCTTGAGTTAGATGGGTTATTAGAACGTTGGTCTGAGTTAGAAGGATAA
- a CDS encoding transglycosylase SLT domain-containing protein gives MANALIRYVSTVSCLLLASFTLQAATLEEQRNYFDQAKVALDKNNPLVYYSHKKALQGYPLEPYLAYLELNKRIKLASDKEVILFVKKHQDLPQTRWLEMRWLRLVAERGDWNTFLKYYQPDTFSELDCFYGQYLYQNKQTTKANELAEKLWLKPHSQPNACDVVFNYWKKQGKMTADIRWQRLKMALEAKEYRLANHIVGLLPASLTEQGKEFTYVAKNPTLIAKTQNFQGKDKITGDIVGLGLRRLARQDPEQALSLLQYYGTRLQFSDDQKVALANDIGLTFARRYDDRALPILAKYDANLDHDDVSEWHVRLLLRLGRWQQAQDLINRLPEQLAQTNRWKYWKIRVAQYIDPKAPQIIEQYNKLAQERDFYGFLAAQRVNADYQFNHQPIIVNNSMVLRIKNMPAIQRAIEYLYKGMDNEAWIEWHNLTRNLSKQEMLALSQLAYDMNLYFYAIRTLAITSYWDDLTIRFPIAYKDILVKEADNRSISPNWAFAIMRQESAFNDRIKSHAGAMGLMQLMPATAKETAKKFDIPLAKPQEALNPNTNIQLGTAFLGQMYGRFQNNRILASAAYNAGPGRVRQWLQNSNNVDFDVWIETIPFNETRQYVQNVLFYSVIYGHKLNIPQVLIEDHEMNFASNK, from the coding sequence ATGGCTAACGCATTGATTCGCTATGTGTCTACAGTAAGCTGCTTATTATTAGCCAGCTTTACTTTGCAAGCAGCCACTTTAGAAGAGCAACGTAACTATTTTGATCAAGCAAAAGTTGCATTAGATAAAAATAATCCGCTTGTTTACTATAGCCATAAAAAAGCATTACAAGGTTACCCATTAGAACCCTATCTTGCCTACTTAGAACTCAACAAACGTATAAAACTCGCCTCTGATAAGGAAGTTATACTGTTTGTAAAAAAGCACCAAGATTTACCACAAACACGCTGGTTAGAAATGCGTTGGTTACGCCTAGTGGCGGAAAGAGGTGATTGGAATACTTTCTTAAAGTATTACCAACCTGATACCTTTTCTGAGCTTGATTGTTTTTACGGACAATACCTCTATCAAAATAAACAAACAACTAAAGCAAATGAATTAGCTGAAAAACTCTGGTTAAAACCTCATTCCCAACCCAATGCTTGTGATGTAGTATTCAATTATTGGAAAAAACAAGGCAAAATGACTGCTGATATACGTTGGCAGCGTCTAAAAATGGCTCTTGAAGCAAAGGAGTATAGACTAGCTAATCATATTGTAGGATTATTACCTGCTTCATTAACTGAGCAAGGTAAAGAGTTTACCTATGTCGCAAAAAACCCTACATTAATCGCTAAAACCCAAAACTTTCAGGGTAAAGATAAAATTACTGGTGATATTGTTGGTTTAGGGTTAAGACGTTTAGCACGCCAAGATCCAGAACAAGCATTATCATTACTACAATACTATGGAACTCGTTTACAATTTTCTGATGACCAAAAAGTCGCTTTAGCTAACGATATAGGCTTAACTTTTGCACGTCGTTATGACGATCGAGCATTACCAATTTTAGCAAAATATGATGCCAACCTAGATCATGATGATGTAAGCGAATGGCATGTAAGATTATTACTACGATTAGGCCGTTGGCAACAAGCGCAAGACTTAATTAATCGCTTACCTGAGCAATTAGCCCAAACTAATCGTTGGAAGTATTGGAAAATTAGGGTAGCACAATATATAGACCCTAAAGCCCCCCAAATTATAGAACAGTATAACAAGCTAGCCCAAGAAAGAGATTTTTACGGCTTTTTAGCTGCGCAACGAGTTAATGCTGACTATCAATTTAACCATCAGCCTATTATTGTTAATAATAGTATGGTGCTAAGAATAAAGAATATGCCTGCCATACAAAGAGCTATAGAGTACTTGTATAAGGGAATGGATAACGAAGCTTGGATTGAATGGCATAACCTCACACGCAATCTTTCTAAACAAGAGATGCTTGCCCTTTCACAGTTAGCCTATGATATGAATCTTTATTTCTACGCGATACGTACCTTGGCTATTACTAGTTATTGGGATGATTTAACTATCCGTTTCCCTATTGCTTATAAAGATATTCTGGTTAAAGAGGCTGATAATAGGAGCATTAGTCCTAACTGGGCTTTTGCTATTATGCGTCAAGAAAGTGCATTTAATGATCGGATTAAGTCACATGCTGGTGCTATGGGATTAATGCAACTTATGCCTGCTACAGCAAAAGAGACTGCCAAGAAATTTGATATCCCATTAGCAAAACCTCAAGAGGCATTAAACCCTAATACTAATATACAATTAGGTACCGCTTTCTTAGGTCAAATGTATGGACGCTTTCAGAACAATCGCATCTTAGCTTCCGCCGCCTATAATGCTGGCCCAGGCAGAGTGAGACAATGGCTACAAAATTCTAACAACGTAGATTTTGATGTATGGATAGAAACCATACCGTTTAATGAAACCCGTCAATATGTGCAAAATGTATTGTTCTATTCAGTTATCTATGGTCATAAATTAAATATTCCACAAGTATTAATTGAAGACCATGAAATGAATTTTGCCTCAAATAAATAA
- the rhlB gene encoding ATP-dependent RNA helicase RhlB — MLKALKSFFTKKQATPPQQVANKAPSENASQHNNKQKKTPHKKLRVKKQQSTNKKQTSTLLMEWQVEDFVVEPQAGKTRFHDLFLSNSLMHAIYDLGFTYCTPIQAGVLGHTLKGLDCIGQAQTGTGKTAAFLISIIAQLEETSPPTERYMGEPRALIIAPTRELVIQIAKEAQTLTKYTSLNVMSFVGGMDFNKQLRQIESNYCDILVATPGRLLDFQQRNEIHLDMLEILVLDEADRMLDMGFIPQVRQIIRHTPHKRDRQTLFFSATFTDDVMDLAKQWTTDPAIVEITPETVASDTIEQHIYAVSETDKLTLLYNLIQQNNWQRVIVFANRRDQVRDIEKQLKYQGISTALLSGEVAQNKRVQTLEKFRAGKIAVLIATDVAGRGIHIDGISHVINYNLPETPDDYVHRIGRTGRAGTKGISISLIGEDDIFILPNIETLLGQKLEGKIPPANLLTPLPKK; from the coding sequence TTGCTAAAAGCATTAAAAAGTTTTTTTACTAAAAAACAAGCTACTCCCCCTCAACAAGTGGCTAATAAAGCTCCATCTGAAAACGCTTCACAACACAATAATAAACAGAAAAAAACACCTCATAAAAAGCTTCGTGTTAAAAAACAACAATCAACAAACAAAAAGCAAACAAGTACCCTATTAATGGAATGGCAGGTAGAAGACTTTGTTGTAGAACCACAAGCGGGCAAGACTCGTTTTCATGACTTATTCCTATCAAACTCTCTAATGCATGCCATATACGATCTTGGTTTCACTTATTGCACACCTATTCAAGCAGGTGTACTAGGCCATACCTTAAAAGGGCTAGATTGTATAGGACAAGCACAAACTGGTACAGGTAAAACGGCTGCTTTTCTTATTTCTATTATTGCTCAACTAGAAGAAACCTCTCCACCTACTGAACGCTATATGGGGGAACCCAGAGCTCTAATCATCGCCCCTACTAGAGAACTCGTTATACAAATAGCTAAAGAGGCACAGACATTAACAAAATACACATCCCTTAATGTGATGAGTTTTGTTGGTGGCATGGACTTTAACAAGCAATTAAGGCAAATAGAGAGCAATTATTGTGATATTTTGGTAGCAACACCTGGTCGTTTATTGGATTTTCAGCAGCGTAATGAAATTCATTTAGACATGTTAGAAATACTTGTTCTTGATGAAGCTGATCGAATGTTAGATATGGGTTTTATTCCTCAAGTAAGACAAATTATTCGCCATACGCCTCACAAACGAGATAGACAAACCCTATTTTTCTCAGCCACTTTCACTGATGATGTAATGGATTTGGCTAAACAATGGACCACTGATCCTGCTATTGTTGAGATAACGCCAGAAACTGTTGCCAGTGATACTATTGAGCAACACATATATGCCGTATCTGAAACTGATAAACTTACTTTACTCTATAACCTAATACAACAAAACAATTGGCAACGTGTTATTGTTTTTGCTAATCGTCGTGACCAAGTACGAGATATTGAAAAACAACTGAAATACCAAGGCATTAGCACTGCCCTATTGTCAGGAGAGGTTGCACAGAACAAACGTGTACAAACATTAGAAAAATTTAGAGCAGGCAAAATCGCGGTATTGATTGCTACCGATGTAGCTGGCCGAGGTATCCACATTGATGGTATCAGCCATGTCATTAACTATAATCTACCAGAAACTCCTGATGATTATGTACATCGTATAGGCCGTACTGGCCGAGCAGGAACTAAAGGTATCTCTATTAGTCTAATAGGAGAGGATGATATTTTTATATTACCTAATATTGAGACTTTATTAGGTCAAAAATTAGAAGGAAAAATTCCACCTGCTAATTTATTAACACCGTTACCGAAAAAATAA
- the thiO gene encoding glycine oxidase ThiO gives MTTRTLVVGAGIIGLLTAYTLAKEGIEVILLERNSAVGRESSWAGGGIISPLFPWRQHSSITSLVNVSQDNYLAFITELKSLSNIDPEYYITGLYWLNLEDEQQALDWAQQYQRPLNKVDIVEVERAVSVLGSGFTSAIYMDNVANIRNPRLIRALHSILVNMPNVHIQENCMFTDIIQQGGRVIGVHTSRQDYYADNVVICTGAWLGNWLHSLGLNISVKPAKGQMILFKCAENFLPTIVLANGRYAIPRRDGHILVGSTMEYVGYDNEPTLEVQESLRQSAIEMLPELAKAQVIQHWSGLRPAAPEGVPYIGEVPDYPGLWLNCGHFRNGFVLAPASCQLLTDLMLDRQQIVDANPYLPVNRL, from the coding sequence TTGACTACTAGAACATTAGTTGTAGGTGCTGGTATCATAGGGTTGTTAACTGCTTATACCTTAGCAAAGGAAGGCATAGAAGTTATTTTGTTAGAGAGAAATAGTGCTGTAGGAAGAGAGTCTTCATGGGCAGGTGGTGGTATTATTTCTCCATTATTTCCTTGGCGACAACACTCCTCCATCACTAGTTTAGTCAATGTTTCGCAAGATAATTATCTAGCGTTTATCACTGAGTTAAAAAGCCTTTCAAACATTGATCCAGAGTATTATATAACGGGATTATATTGGTTAAATTTAGAAGATGAGCAACAGGCACTGGACTGGGCTCAGCAATACCAACGACCACTTAATAAAGTGGATATTGTTGAGGTTGAACGAGCTGTTAGTGTTTTAGGAAGTGGTTTTACCTCTGCTATCTATATGGATAATGTAGCTAATATCCGTAACCCACGATTAATTAGGGCATTACATAGTATTCTAGTTAATATGCCTAATGTACATATTCAAGAAAATTGTATGTTTACTGATATTATTCAACAGGGAGGGCGTGTTATTGGTGTTCATACAAGCCGCCAAGATTATTATGCTGATAATGTTGTAATCTGTACAGGAGCATGGTTAGGCAATTGGTTGCATTCCTTAGGGCTTAATATATCGGTAAAACCTGCTAAAGGACAAATGATTTTGTTTAAATGTGCAGAGAATTTTTTACCCACTATTGTTTTAGCTAATGGGCGTTATGCTATTCCTCGTCGTGATGGACATATTTTAGTGGGGAGTACAATGGAATATGTTGGTTACGATAATGAACCTACATTAGAAGTGCAGGAAAGCCTTCGACAATCAGCTATAGAGATGCTGCCTGAGTTGGCTAAAGCACAAGTGATACAACATTGGTCAGGGCTTAGACCAGCAGCGCCTGAAGGTGTTCCTTATATTGGGGAGGTGCCAGATTATCCCGGTCTATGGTTAAATTGTGGGCATTTCCGTAATGGTTTTGTTTTAGCACCTGCTTCATGTCAGCTATTAACAGATTTAATGTTAGATAGACAGCAAATAGTAGATGCTAATCCTTATTTACCAGTTAATAGGCTTTAA
- a CDS encoding MFS transporter, translating to MTSIKPLSSWFVLLLSIATGVSVASNYYAQPLLNTIGNDLHIPLSSTGVIITVAQLSYAAGLLFLVPLGDLIERRGLIVSMSLTSMLGLLVSATAQNMTWLLIGTAITGFFAVVAQVIVPFAASLASPTERGKVVGTIMSGLLLGILLARTAAGFCSYIGSWRTIYFIAAVTLFIIIILLLKTLPRYPASTKMAYHHLLISTIGQFIKYPKLIVYGLLGALNFAVFSLLWTPIALILADTYNYSDLVIGLFGLIGAAGALMAPYAGKLADHGKSNLVITLGFILLIASWLPLAFTAFSVTLLIIGILILDLAVQSIHVTTMNQVYKINPDSRNRLNACYMLCYFIGGATGSLSSTWIFAHFGWIGVTIVGATTATVALLIWILFYIQQRRTTDNEQ from the coding sequence ATGACTTCCATCAAACCTCTCTCCTCTTGGTTTGTATTGCTATTATCAATCGCAACTGGAGTAAGCGTAGCTAGTAACTACTACGCTCAACCATTATTGAATACTATAGGGAATGATTTGCATATTCCTCTTAGTAGTACAGGCGTTATTATTACTGTTGCTCAATTATCCTATGCAGCAGGATTATTATTTTTGGTGCCTTTAGGAGACCTTATTGAAAGACGAGGACTTATTGTAAGTATGTCCCTCACCTCAATGTTAGGTCTACTGGTTTCTGCCACTGCACAGAATATGACATGGTTATTAATTGGTACGGCAATAACTGGTTTCTTTGCTGTAGTTGCACAGGTTATTGTGCCCTTTGCTGCTAGTTTAGCCTCACCCACTGAACGAGGAAAAGTAGTAGGCACTATTATGAGTGGCTTATTGCTAGGAATATTATTAGCAAGAACAGCAGCTGGATTTTGTTCATATATAGGAAGTTGGCGTACCATTTATTTTATTGCGGCGGTTACTTTATTTATTATCATCATTTTATTATTAAAAACACTTCCTCGCTATCCAGCCTCCACTAAAATGGCTTACCACCATTTACTTATTTCTACCATAGGGCAATTTATTAAATACCCCAAGTTAATTGTATATGGACTATTGGGCGCGCTAAACTTTGCTGTATTTAGTCTGTTATGGACACCCATTGCTCTTATCTTAGCTGATACTTATAACTATAGTGATTTAGTCATTGGTCTATTTGGTTTAATTGGTGCAGCAGGCGCATTAATGGCCCCTTATGCTGGTAAATTAGCAGATCATGGTAAAAGCAATTTAGTCATTACACTAGGCTTTATTTTATTAATTGCCTCTTGGCTGCCCTTGGCTTTTACAGCTTTTTCGGTGACTTTATTAATTATTGGTATTTTAATATTAGACTTAGCTGTGCAATCTATTCATGTTACTACCATGAATCAAGTGTATAAAATAAACCCTGATTCCAGAAATCGTTTAAATGCTTGTTATATGCTGTGTTATTTTATAGGTGGTGCTACAGGCTCGCTGAGCTCTACATGGATTTTTGCTCATTTTGGTTGGATTGGTGTTACCATTGTTGGAGCTACAACTGCCACAGTTGCATTACTAATATGGATACTATTCTATATACAACAAAGAAGAACCACTGACAATGAACAATAA
- a CDS encoding NAD-dependent epimerase/dehydratase family protein: MNNKQPSLLIIGCGDLGTRLGIKMANESWQVYGARRNISQLPNAISGIGLDLYQENLPINWPQHHLDYIVYCVAPSKAEHNQYYDLYYKGLQNTLNWLQQCQQVPKRLFVISSTAVYAQNDGQWLDENSPTTPDNVQGKTMLAMEQLALQSNLASTCVRLSGIYGPNRTYLINQAKQGVHYPDQPPLYANRIHIEDAANLIQQLIQYQQTGNILNNYYIGVDDNPAPIQETLAWIRNKLNITELADEYSERRVGSKRLSNKLAKTTGWTPYYASYQEGYSKLLDN; encoded by the coding sequence ATGAACAATAAACAACCCTCTTTACTTATTATAGGCTGTGGTGATTTAGGTACACGACTAGGTATAAAGATGGCCAATGAAAGTTGGCAAGTTTATGGTGCGAGAAGAAATATCAGCCAACTACCGAATGCAATCTCAGGTATAGGTCTTGACTTATACCAAGAAAACTTACCAATAAATTGGCCACAACATCATTTGGACTATATTGTATATTGTGTAGCCCCTAGTAAGGCTGAGCATAATCAATATTATGACCTCTATTATAAAGGCCTACAAAATACTCTAAATTGGTTGCAACAATGCCAACAAGTACCTAAAAGACTGTTTGTTATTTCTAGTACAGCGGTTTATGCGCAAAATGATGGACAATGGCTTGATGAGAATAGCCCAACTACTCCTGATAATGTACAGGGTAAAACCATGTTAGCTATGGAACAATTAGCATTGCAAAGTAATCTAGCTAGCACCTGTGTACGTTTGTCAGGTATTTATGGACCTAATCGTACTTACCTAATTAATCAGGCTAAACAGGGCGTACATTATCCCGATCAGCCTCCTCTTTATGCTAATAGAATTCATATTGAGGATGCTGCAAACCTTATACAACAGCTAATTCAATATCAGCAAACGGGTAATATATTAAATAATTACTATATTGGCGTTGACGATAATCCAGCACCTATTCAAGAAACATTGGCTTGGATAAGAAATAAACTAAATATCACTGAACTTGCTGATGAGTACAGTGAGCGTCGTGTAGGTAGTAAAAGACTCTCTAATAAGCTAGCAAAAACAACAGGCTGGACCCCCTATTATGCTAGCTATCAAGAAGGATATAGTAAGTTATTGGACAATTGA